The genomic window AAACCAGCTCATCAAGCCTAGAAAGCCAGGGGCCAGGACCCAGAGggcctttcccttcttcttctacttctggGGCTATCCTGGCTCACAGTGGCCACAGAGCCTCATCCTACCCCTACCTGGCCTGATTCCCTTCTGTAGCATGTTCAAGTGGTCATATTGACCTTTGCTTGAGGACCAACCACTAATAAATAGCATCGTccacatttatagagcacttgaggtttgcaaagcactttattccGTGTTATCTCATCAGACCCTCCCCGTGCCTCCGGAAGGTAGGCAGCATTCTTCTCATTTCCCATTGAGGGTGTCAGCCAAGCGGGATTGGCTGATGTCCGGGGTCGCCTGGCTAAGTTGGATCCAGGATTAAAACCTGGGGCTTCCTGCCCCAAGATCTCGCATCTGTGCTGTCGAGCCACGTGCCTCAGCCCAAGGCAATCCCTCCGTCTCGATTTGGGACAGCTGGGATTGTTAGGAGCTCCTTTTTCCTTTAGGGCCTCCATCTAACTACTGCTCCTTTGGCCTTCTGGAGCCAAGAACGAGTCTGATCCCCTTCCCATGACGGTGAGGAGACCACAGGCCACTCCTTGACTCTGGCCTTCACAGCCTGCTCACCAGGGCCGCCTGTGGCTCCTTCGGGGGCACAGCCAGGAGGCTCTTTTCCTCATCTTGGTCACCTTCCTTGGGTGGAGCTCTGCTTCAGCTACATCCTTCTTAAATTGATACTCGACTAAGCAAAGAACTCCAGTTGTTCTCTGGTCAGGACCGAGGCCTCCCAAAAGCTCCCGTGCCATCTGGTCTTGGGCTCTGCCCCTCTCTTAAAGAAGCCCAAGATGGCACTTGCTTTTGTGGTGGTCATGTCACGTCAGGACACTCCACTCATCCCCTGCCCCAGATGAACTGTATTCTGACTCTACCTTCCCTATCCTGTGTGGGTGAAGGCGAGTCCGGGGACCCGAGCATAGGACTTGCTTATCGTGCTAGATTTTGGCCATATTCTTGACCTGTCGAGCTTTTTGCTTGGTCAGTCCGTGTCCCAGCTGTCTTGCACAAATTTGCTAAGCTTTGTGGCCATGCTTTTATCCAAGCCATTGATAAGAACGCTAAATAGCACTCGGCCAAGCACAGATCTCTGTGACACGCCAGTGACCATGGAAGCAGCCACTCTTCTTTGGGAGTCTGTCTGTCTGGTCAGACCATCAAGCCACGATATGCTTTGCTAAGGTCTAGCTAAATGATATCCACATTTCCTTCATCTTAGTTGCCCATCGTTGAGAAAGGAAATGATGGTCTTGCTTTAACCAGCTACTCCTAAATCTCTCCAATTCCTTGAGCCATTCTTAGACACCCCCTCCGGCTCACTCATCTTCCTGCCCGGATCGATGCCCCAGCTCGGTGTCCTGCTTAATTGGTAATGCCCAGAACTAAGCAAAATATTCCGGATGATCACTTGCTTCTCAGCTGGGTCACTGGCCATTGGATAACGTTGCCCAGGACTTCAAGAAACTTCATCTTTTGGTTGGGGGATGGGATATCTGCCTTTTCTGGGTCTCCTAGTTCTCTCCCATCCTTGTCCATCTTTCCCATTCTTGCCCAAGAGCCGCTTTGATACAGTTTTAATACCACTGAAACCCACCTAGCCTAGCCACGACTTCATTAACCCAGGGCTTGACCTGCGGTTCCCATCTCCATTTCCTGCTTTCATAACGAGCAGCAGGGGTCCTCGCAGATGTAGCCCATCACTATGTGAACTGCCCCCTCTGCTTTAGCTTCCGCCAGTCCCAAGACTCCCCTCTTTTAGGAGCCCCTCTGAGACTTGGCAGCATCAAGGGGCAAAAGGCAGCAACTTGCTTGAATGGCAACTGACACAGCAGGCCTGGGCCAGGTCGGGACTTTGGGAAGTTTCCCAGTCTTTGGCTCCCCTTTTCTTGAAGGAAGGTGTTAAATTAGgcagcagcccccccccccccccccccagcacccAGAGGAACAGGGCAGGCATACACAGCTCAGGATAGTTAGAAGCCACTAACCTTCCCAAGAGAAGGCCCTAAGGAACCTGGGCAGCACAATACAGGCAGCACAGGCAGCCCTCCCTCACGAACTTTGAGGATCGGAGAGATGAGAACAAGGAAAACAAGGCTTGCTTAAAACTTGCGAGTTCCTTTTGGTGGTTTGTTTATTCTGTATCAAAAGTATAAGTGCCTTCGACGTTACTCAAGAATCAGCCAGGACTTCTGAgttttacaattatttacaccGTAAGACAAACATGGTTCAAGTCCAACTTGATCTGTGATAAAAATGTCTTCTTTTGTACAAGATAAAATGACTCACAAGAAGAGGCCATCAGATGGCCAGAGGagcagaaaaaaattcaaatttgtcCCACATACAGATGTCGGGTGGGATCACAGGAGGTGCCTACAAAGCCGACAGCGTCTGCCCCCCCAGGTCCCCCAAGATCGACAATCAcattcaaactcaacatgttttgtattttttaataaagtttgtAATCCAATGGACACACAAAACAAAACTGCGCTGAGAAAAAACAGTTCCATAAATTAATAAGTGTTAGGAGGGGACAGGGAATAAAAAGTCTCTTTGTACAAGTGTATAACACTCCCACATCGCGGGGGGAGGGGCTGGAAGGGGGGGAGGTGGAGGGGGCTGGAGAGAGTATGGGGGGAGCCATGTTTAAATGAAGCGCACTTACAAATGAGTGACGATACAAAGTCTGAGTATGAAAATAAGATTTTCTCTGAAAACACATTTTTggcacagattaaaaaaaaatgtatgtcaggggatttgattttttaagtcagtattatatatatttatatatattatatatatatatatttatatatacacacacacccacTGAGTTTCGCATATCCCACCAGGAAGGAAAACGAAGGTTTTCCCGTTGCTGTTTTTCCCCAATGTAAACTGTACATCCCAGATGAATTAAAGATGGTGGCAGCGGGAGAGCCGATTAAGAAGGATGATGGGGGTCCAGAAGAGAAGGGGAACCAGgggtagggaagaagggaaaaggggcaAAAACAATCCAATGAAATGTTCCTTGACCCCTAGATTTCTGCAGAAGTTTCCAAATCCTGCGTTTTGAGTCCGCGATGCGTGTTAATGTACATCAAGACATCCAGAACGTCACAGCATGTCTTCAACTGTGCAAAAGTCCAAGTCACTAATTTAGTGCAAAGGCAgttcaggttttttttctttttctgtttgtttaaaaaaaatttttttctttaatcccaCGCGCATGCCTCAATCTGCCTGCTGAGTGCATCGTTGTCCGTAAGCTAAAGCATCATGTAAACATACAAGGTAGCAGCACCACACCCAGCGCACACAGTCTGATTGAGGCTGGAGGGCCGAGGGCTGGGCATCCAGCAGCAAATTCTTCACACTCTGTTTCCGTATCGTCCTCTGGGTCAGACTTTGCCGCCGCCACGGCGGCGGCGGCTTGGTTGGTTCTTCGTCTTTGCTGCAGGGCCTTGGAGAGGGTAAAAACCAGCTCGGACACGAGCCTGCCGGACACTCACACAGAGGCGATGATGATCATAAGGTGGGGGGAGATGTTGGAGATGCTGGCGAGGAGGTCAGGGGCCAGGCGGGACAGGTGCCTCTCGGAAAACTCACAGGGAGGGAAGATCTGGAGGACATAAGCCGGCTGGAGGAGAGGAGCAGGAGAGCGGCAGTTAGTGAGGATCGGCCCCCCATCCCCACCTCAACCCACAGACGGCTTCCCCGAGCTCTGTCCCCAGGCAAAGACGAGACCGAGCATGCCCAGCCCAGCTCTCAAGCCTGCTGCTGCCTAAAAGATGCCGATGTGCCCACCCTGGCCCGCCCATCCCTCCTTCCTAATGAAGATGTCCGGATCAACCCGGCCAATGGCCCAATTCTTCGGCAAGATCAGCTTCTTGGGGGCTGTGGGGGAGCGTTTCCCCTCACTGCTTCATCCTGCTAATGCTAGGGAGCTCCTTTTACGTTCCTGCTGAGCAGCTTCTAAAATGAGGGCGATGGAGATGGCGAGCACAAGCTCCGTCCCGTCTCCTACAGTAACAGCCGCGTCCGTCTCAACCAGGCCTAACTCCATTTCTCTCATCTAGGTGAGCGCAGAGAGGGGAAGCCTCTCATCGGGTGTTCATCCCTTCGCTGGTCTCACTGAGATCAAGCATCGGTCCCAAAGAGCATCTGCGGGCAGCCCGGAACCCCCTCATCAGGAGGGAATCCAGGAGGAACCCCAAAACACCAGCCACCTCCTGCTTCCAGGCGTTGCGGGCTGCCCGGGGAGGCCGCCTCATCCACGAGAAGATGCGGGACTGGTCCGATGCCCGAGAGACCGGACGACCGATGGCCAGCTATTGCCAGCTTAACAAATGTGGTTTTTCTTAGCCAGAACCCCGGTTCTCCCAGGATGCGCGCTCGTTCTCCAGAAGTTCTCAGGGCTTTCTCGGGGGGTACCCGCCTGCCCATCCATGGTGTGGCCAATGGAGGTCGAGCTAGCTACAGCTGGGGAGAGGCAGCACTCACCTGATTGGAACCCAGGTTGGCGACATTGATGATGCCTGCGGCCTGTTTGGTCTGCAGGTAGGTGATGAATGCAGCCTTGAGGGACTCGGTCTGATTCACGACATCTTCCTGGTCTCGGCCGCAGGGCAAGGCCAGCAACAGGCAATAATCCGTCTCCACCTGGGGTCAGAGATGGCGGTTAGAGTCTAGAGAGGCCTGGGGCCCAGCCGATGTCTCTAGCACACAGGATGTGACCCTCGGCCCCAGGAAGCCTCGTGCTCTACGGGAAGCCTCAAGATGGTCAGCTAAAAaaccagcagcagcagcggccCCCAGAGCCCTCGGAGGAGCTTTTCTTGTAACAGCACAGGTAGCGTCTGAAGCTGCACTTACCGTCATCCTGCGGGCCACCCCGTCCAGCTGGGAAGCCTCCAGGCGCATCCTCTGGGCAATCCTCAGGGGGGGGCCCACCTCCGAAGTGGGCAGAGAGCGATGGGCCAGGACGTTGTTGCCAGAGACAAAATGGAGCTGCACAGCGGCGGTGTCGTTCTTGAGAGCCAGGAGGCCCTGCCACACAATCGGGTACTTCtacaaaagggagagggaaggcagGATGAACACcccagaaaacaagggaactaagGCTGGGCCTGAAGCGGCCAACAGGCGCTGCTGCCCACCTCCCGGCCACGCTCACCTTCAGAAGCTGGACCATGTCCACGGGTCTCTGGGAAACGGGCTGAGGAGAGAACTCCTGCTTGAGGACAGAATGGGGCTCAGGGCGCGGCAATCCAGAGGACGCTCCCTGGCCGGAGGTGGCGGGGATCAACAGGGGCTGCTTCTGCACTGCCTGCGGGGCATGGGGGGACGGCAGCTCAGTCTTGATGGAGACGGCCACCGGGGATGGGTAGGAAGTCTGACCGGCCTCTGCCTGTGCCCGCTGAATGTGGAGATGGGAGTCCAGCTGACTCGAGTGTCTATTTCCAGCTGCATGTTGGGTCTGCTCAGGGGCTCCCGTCTGGGTGGCCTTAACGTCCTGGGAAACCTGAGGCGTTTTGCTTCGCACAGGCTGGCTAGGATGAGAGTGCTCCCCTTCAGGTGGGACCTAGAAAtcagaagggggaaagggaaaaggggaacaCGCATCAGAATCCATTTCACTTACCCTAAATCTCCCTCCACCGACTTCCCAAACGATCCTATGGAGAAAATTGGGAAAGGACCAGATAACCTCTGCAAGTTTCTTCTCCTATGCTCCAGCCTACTTGAGAGGGGCCTAAATCATGTGCTCTGGAGACAGCAGGCTGTAGGGGATCTCTTGGCCTCAAGGAAGGAGAACTGGAACTATCCTGCCTCCAGATAATGACATCCAATAGGATCAATGGCCTACATGGGCACAGAGAGCCCTGACCCATGTAAAAGACCTGTGACTTCATCGGTGGCGTCtctctccaccaatgcagatcatGCCCCCTTCACACCTGAGCAGACGGTCTTCGTGAGTTAGTatggccattaaaaaaaaagatcacctgGCAATAAACcttctggtgatgagcctctGAACTAGGCTGGTCCTTGGACAAGAGGCCCACAGATCATCGCCAGGCTCAGACTTGAGGCTTGCAGTCCACGGGCACAGCCTTTGGAGGGCCCAGGGTCACCTCCAAGCCAGAATGAGGCATCAGAGGAAGGCTTTAGGAGTCAAGCCCTCTCAAAACCCTTCACCAATTCCAAATGCTTCTGGGAAAAGGCTGTCCACTTCCCTTACATCCCAGCCACTATCCTCCCCTATGCCAGCCAGGCAGGGCTGAGCCTGAACGAAAAGGCTTCTCAACTTTTACGCTTCATTCTTCGGGCCCACCTGAGTCCATGTGGTTGCTAACATGGCATTGAGAAAGCCCTTCACGCTCTCCAGCAGCTGTTTGTGCACCCAACACCCCAAGGAGAAAGAAGGGCACTGCTTTCTCACCTGAGATGGGGTCATGCTCCGGGAAGGCAGTCCAATCTGGGAAGCACCAGGAAACTGAGGGTGCCCAAGCTGAGGCGTTGTATGATAGCTCCGGAGGTCACCATATCTGTACTCATGGTACACATCCCCGGGGGGATGAATGATCTGAACACTGTGGGGCACACCCCCAGGGGGGGTCAGAGGGAGCCCTGGAAGCTGGCCCCCCGGGGGAACACTAAGGAGGCGGGGCTCACTGTGGGGAGAGGGAGCCATTGCGACATCTGACGCTTTGGGGGCCGGGTTCTCCTTCCCTGGCTGAGGGGTCTTGCTGGCTGGTGGCGTTTTCACTGACCCTTCCGGGGTCCGGGATTGCCTTGCGTCTAGGTGGTGCTCACCGACGGTGGCCACGTGCGGATGCCTCATGAGCCTCACCTCCCGGGGCACGGTATAAGGGTGCATCCGGTACTCGGGCTGCATGACCAGCACATCGGACTGCCCAGGAGCCGCCCCTCTGCAGACAGGATGGTGATAGTGCATCTCGTCTTCAGGAGGGTGCTGGGAGGACAGTGGGGGAATGACAATGGGGGCCGGCTGGGGAGTGCCAGAGCGCTGCGGTCGGATCTCCATCTGGGGCTGCAGACTGGCCCTCGGAGAGTGAAGTCCCTCGGGCCGGATGCCATAAGGGATGTTGGACAGAGGGGGGGTGTTCATTCTCACTTCACCTTGGGAGAGATGGCTGAGGGACACGGTTTGGGTGATACTATGAGGGGGCATGATGACAGACTGCTCTGGGTGCATGCTAGATATATACTGAGGCACAGGAATTCCTGGTGCCAACATGACTGATGCATTATTGGATAAAACTGGAGAAGAGGTACTGCTGGGATGACAAGCCCTTGGGAACGGAGAAGGGGAGTGCCCGCTTGTACGGGGAGAATGTGGCTCTTGCTTTAAGACTCCCAAATGAGAGATGGCTCGATCTGTTGGGGTACTGGGTCCAGAGCCAACATGATTTGCTTCTGAATGCAGTTTGCCAGAGAGGGAAGGTGGGTGATGTGAACTGAGCCCAGGGCTCAGATTGGATGGCTGGAGGACCTTGGTCTCCACTTTGAGTGAGCCTGGGTCAGGAGGCTTTTTGTTGGTGGAAGCTACACCTGGGGAGAGTACCAACTGGCTGTGAACCAACACTGGTGGAGTGTTTGCTGCCTGTGAAAGGCCTTTCCCTGGGCCAGCCTGGTTGACAGGTGTGGACACAGACAAGTGACTTGGCTCTAATTTCTCCAAGGATGGGCGCTCTTGCTTAATGGATGCTATCACGGGAGATGTGGTATATGGTTGGGATCCTAGTACCAGGGAAGAATGAGTGGGGACACTCCCATAGCCTGTGGGAGTCTGAGAACCCAATTTTGGAGCTGGCTGGGATGACATAACAGATTCTTGCTTGACCTGTGGTTTGGACATTGACTGCTGGAATTCAATGTCCATGGCACTTGCTGGGGGAATCTGGCTAATCTTGGCGCTGATACGCTGGGGACCTTCAGTCTTCTGTCCAGAATAACTCAAGAGCACCACGCCTTCTGACGTGTTCACTCTAAGTCCTGGACTGGAGCCTGTTTCTGAGGGCCGATCTTCAATCACAGACATGGACCCTGGGTGGAACCGACTGTTCTCATTAGTGCTTGGCCAAGGCTTATATTTTGAAGACAGCGCATTCCCAAGGCACGTCTGGACTGACTGAGTTTGCTTCGTGGCAGCCATCCGTGGAGACTCTTCCAAATCGTTCTTTGTAGGCATCCGGCTAATGACAGAAGTGGCTTTGGGAGCAATGACTGTAGTGACCTTCTCTTTCTCAGTAAACACTGGGGCCTCTGCTGCAGACAGATCAGAGGTATTGGGGATTGGAACAGCGGGTTTCTCTTCTGAAACTGGTTTTATGGACTCTACTGGGGGGTGAGACACCTCTTCTAGGCGAGGGGCACTGACAGGCTCAGCAATGGCTGATGTTACATGAGTGGAAGTGATACTTGTGGCTGAAACATATTTGGGCTCCATGAGGATCTTTCTCAAAGTGCTGGAGTTGGTATCAATGTCAGAGGCCTTTGTGTCTGGGGGAAGGGCTGGAGGTGGGGTGGATCGTGCCCGGGCCTCTTCGTGCCTCGTAATCCAGTCTGTCACCTTAGTGGTGCTTGGATGATGTGGGACCATCCCAGATGGGATGGGGGTAGGGAGCTTGGCTGCAGCTGCAGAAGGAATCGTGGGAGTGGGTGTGCTTGGAACACTGGGTGGGGTAATTGGTGCATTCTCACTAGTTGAACGTACCTTGAAACTAGCTTGACTCCCATCATCCACTGGCACTGCCTGAGGGGGTAGGTCCAGCAGGGCTGGAGCCTTAGCAGGTGGGTCTTCTTCAGCAACAAGTTCGATGGTAATCGTCTCATTGGCTGGATTCTTGCTGGAATCAGTAGGGTTTGGCTCAGAGGAGACGGgatgggaatttttattttgcttgtctTCTTTTGGCGTTTCTGGGGGTTTTAACTTCAATTCACTGGTGACAGGACACTTGTTTGGGGCTTGCTCAGATTCAAGAGCATTTGCCTCCACAGCATCCCCTTTCTTACTGGTACTTCTCTTCCGGCGAGACCTTGTGGACTTTTGGCGCACTCTATCCTTCCGAGAAACTTCTGTCTCTTGTAACACCACCTCTGGCTCCTGGGCAGAGCTGGGAGACACAGTTGTGTTCCCTTCAGGATCCTTAGGGTCTCCTGGGTGTGCTGACGGAGCTGGGTCACTTGCAGGTGGCACAGAAGGCTCAACAGCATTATCTGTTTCCAAAATGCCAGACACAGCTTGATCCGTTTCTGGTTCCATCTCTGCCTGCACAAGGGGCTCTGTCGCCATCTCAGCTTCAGATTCTGCAGAATAAGTTGGAGGGGCTGGGAAGCTTTCTGGCTCACCAGAAATATCATTGATAATGGACCCAATGGCTGCTGCAAGTTCTGTCTCACTGGCCTGGTGAGCAGGtttgtctccctcctcctctggGTGAACCTCTGTCACCTCAGCTGATGGTTCTTTGTAGGTAGCAAGGGAGGAGGTCTCTGTCAACTTTGCGATATTCTCAACAGCCTGTTCTAGCTCAATCTGCTTGGCTAACTGGGCTGCCTCTGGGGACTCCTTGGGATCCTGTACAACTTCATTTTCTGATTCGTTAACGAGATCTTCTGGCTCATTCTTAATTTGGGGTGATAGATTGTCTTCCTTTGTAGGACTCTTAATCTTTGAGGGTGGGGTGGCCActgtttctccttcctcatcaGTGGGTCGTAAAACTCCTTTCACTTCATCAACATTGAGACGAATTTCTACATTCTTCAGACACAGAGGTGTTTTGTCCACCGAAGATTTGGTATTTCGAGACCTTCCTCGCTtatatttagaacttttttctGGGACTTGTTTTTTCTCCACAGCCTCACCTGGAGGAGTTTCTGGTGGATTCTTGTCTGGATCGACTTCTTTTTTATCCAGTTTCTGCTCACTTCCTCCAGTCTCCTCTTTGTCAGACTTGGGTTTTGAACTGCTGTCATTAATAACAGACTCTTGGTCACCCATCTCGTTAGTTTCTTCAGGTGGGTCAGCTGTAACATCTACTTTctgctcattttttccttttttcccctgagGCCCAGTGGGAGCTACAGATTTCTGAGATCTAGGTGATCGCCAACCTTCAGCAAGTTTGAGAGGTTCCACTGTGTCTTTGGGTTCTGCCTCTTCTGTATCTTGCTCAGCTTTGACAGGTGATACATCTTCCTCAGCCCTCCTGCGGGTTTTGGGGGGTCTTCCCCTCCTGGGAGTAGTAGAAAGTGATCCCATTTCCTGGGCTTCTCTCTCCCGTTTCCTGGTTGACCTTGGTTGTTCTACTAGATCTTTAACAGGAGATGGTTCTTCCTTGTCCCCTGGGTTGGCATAGACAGACCTTACATTTCTTCTCCGAGTTCGGCTAAGTGGCAAACTTGGTTCAATATTTTCCGTCTCTACAGCAGAACTGGGTGATTTAGCAGCATTTCTTGAAATTTTTTCTGCTTCCATCTTCAACTCTATGAGTTTCTGTGTTTCTCCACGAGGGGAACTAGATCGTTTGAGTTTTTCACGATCaattctctcactctttcttgtGACTGGCTTCTCTGGGACACTAACTATAGTTGACTGTACTGGTGTCTTAGAGCGTTTGTTTTTGTTGGACTTTTTATCTTTTGCAACAACTGGTGGTTCTACTTCCAAGTCATTATCAGAACCTGGAGGCTGAACCTCAGGAAGGACCTCAACTTTCTGACTTGTATCACAATTAGTCTTAGCAGCAGGGGCAGGTTTTTCCTCTTTCACTTCACTAGGCTCCTCAGGCTTCTGGACTGGTTTGGAAAGTGGTGAGATTAGTGGGGTACTTTCAGGTTCTGGATCTATACTAATATCTACCTGAGAAGAAAACGAGGCTCCAGGGGTTGGAGGCTTGGTATCTAAATAAGAAGGATGCTCAGCTGGCAAGTTTTCCTGTGAAACCAAAGGAGCAGGAACAATTTCTTTGTTGGTCTCCGATACAGGGGGCAAGTCCATTTTTTCTGACTGCTCCATCATGACAGTAGCATGTTCAGTAACACATTTTGGTTCTCCAGTTAGAGAAACCAGCTCTacagtcctttcttcttttgccaaAGGTGCCTCTactgttttctccttttccagtGATAAAGGGCCTGATTCTTGGggatcagcagaaccaggagctgGCCCCACTACAGATGGTGATTTCAGTTCTGGCTCTTTGTGCTCAGAAACGGATTCCAGTGTCTCAGGTTGGTTTTCTTTATCCTCTTGTTTCTCAACCTCTTTGGAtttctggtctttttctttttctttctgttgcaTTCTTGTGAGCTCAATAAATCTGCTGTGGAACAAAACTACTGGTTCTTGAATCAAATCAGATGTGCTGTTTGACCCTTCAGATGATGTCTGCCTCCCATATAACCTACTGGAAAGGAGATCAAGTTCTTCACCCTTCCTTTCTAGATGCTGTAGTCGTTTCGAATCCTGCTCAAAGATGGAGCTGTGTAAAAACCGAGAAGCAAATAGTTCTTGTCTTTCctgttcttcttctttttgaTCATCTTTTTTATCACCTGTCTTCC from Monodelphis domestica isolate mMonDom1 chromosome 4, mMonDom1.pri, whole genome shotgun sequence includes these protein-coding regions:
- the SPEN gene encoding msx2-interacting protein isoform X6; translated protein: MDGEYLGNNRLKLGFGKSMPTNCVWLDGLSTNITDQYLTRHFCRYGPVVKVVYDRLKGMALVLYNEIEYAQAAVKETKGRKIGGNKIKVDFANRESQLAFYHSMEKSGQDIRDFYEMLSERRDERRGSYDYTTDRTYYESVRTPGSYSEDPRREYPARGREFYPDWDPYQGDYYEPRYYDDPREYRDYRNDPYEQDIREYSYRQRERERERERFESDRDRDHERRPIERSQSPAHSRRAPSPVVPSPQSERHQSDSERRVYSRSSDRSGSCSSVSPPRYDKFEKTRIDRYTKIEKPDKERTFDPERVEKEKRPVRKEKPERAEKEKPTFQQRRKAKIHSPGSQSSETDQENERDPSPEKWKSNSKQSKEKADKEGTAKNRLDLMPCVVLTRVKEKEGKVIEQPYLEKLRTKLDNDSVKSPFLDQKFQLSQADAAKSGDQTKVDIVRPKVPKEKVPVSHPEVTADKEGKLKPKKHLKDPTTESVSAVDQDKLEARKRRFADVNLKPDRQKLEVKKSILDEDDAKAVFKRQPEPSTREVTVLKDAEPEKKPIKKDIFRREPKKLERIKLEKLISAPSPKECQELASISVGMMAKPPLDVQPRPGDTVEESMESQEILSKKFNLIKPQHKQPQPLDDQGTEKEEIKKNLSSIPEEMADHKTSQEKPQSADNEEKIGIDIDHTQSYRKQMEQSRRKQQMELEIAKTEKFGSPKKEVDEYERRSLVHEVGKPPQDVTDDSPPSKKKKVDHFDFEIGTKRERNYRSSRQISEDAERTSCSPSVRHFPFHEEDETVDSPRLIPLKETKESPKIDEKGLSYSNMTVREESLKFNPYDSSKKEQMADMAKIKLSGLNCEDEQNRWETQMKVEPNRVDVSFPSSIIKRDSLRKRSIHRDLEPGEVPSDSDEDGEQKSHSPKASSLLENSRLSFLLRDRDDKVRERDERLSGSLERNKFYSFALDKTITPDTKALLERAKSLSSSREENWSFLDWDSRFASFRNNKDKEKVDSAPRPIPSWYMKKKKIRTDSEGKTGDKKDDQKEEEQERQELFASRFLHSSIFEQDSKRLQHLERKGEELDLLSSRLYGRQTSSEGSNSTSDLIQEPVVLFHSRFIELTRMQQKEKEKDQKSKEVEKQEDKENQPETLESVSEHKEPELKSPSVVGPAPGSADPQESGPLSLEKEKTVEAPLAKEERTVELVSLTGEPKCVTEHATVMMEQSEKMDLPPVSETNKEIVPAPLVSQENLPAEHPSYLDTKPPTPGASFSSQVDISIDPEPESTPLISPLSKPVQKPEEPSEVKEEKPAPAAKTNCDTSQKVEVLPEVQPPGSDNDLEVEPPVVAKDKKSNKNKRSKTPVQSTIVSVPEKPVTRKSERIDREKLKRSSSPRGETQKLIELKMEAEKISRNAAKSPSSAVETENIEPSLPLSRTRRRNVRSVYANPGDKEEPSPVKDLVEQPRSTRKREREAQEMGSLSTTPRRGRPPKTRRRAEEDVSPVKAEQDTEEAEPKDTVEPLKLAEGWRSPRSQKSVAPTGPQGKKGKNEQKVDVTADPPEETNEMGDQESVINDSSSKPKSDKEETGGSEQKLDKKEVDPDKNPPETPPGEAVEKKQVPEKSSKYKRGRSRNTKSSVDKTPLCLKNVEIRLNVDEVKGVLRPTDEEGETVATPPSKIKSPTKEDNLSPQIKNEPEDLVNESENEVVQDPKESPEAAQLAKQIELEQAVENIAKLTETSSLATYKEPSAEVTEVHPEEEGDKPAHQASETELAAAIGSIINDISGEPESFPAPPTYSAESEAEMATEPLVQAEMEPETDQAVSGILETDNAVEPSVPPASDPAPSAHPGDPKDPEGNTTVSPSSAQEPEVVLQETEVSRKDRVRQKSTRSRRKRSTSKKGDAVEANALESEQAPNKCPVTSELKLKPPETPKEDKQNKNSHPVSSEPNPTDSSKNPANETITIELVAEEDPPAKAPALLDLPPQAVPVDDGSQASFKVRSTSENAPITPPSVPSTPTPTIPSAAAAKLPTPIPSGMVPHHPSTTKVTDWITRHEEARARSTPPPALPPDTKASDIDTNSSTLRKILMEPKYVSATSITSTHVTSAIAEPVSAPRLEEVSHPPVESIKPVSEEKPAVPIPNTSDLSAAEAPVFTEKEKVTTVIAPKATSVISRMPTKNDLEESPRMAATKQTQSVQTCLGNALSSKYKPWPSTNENSRFHPGSMSVIEDRPSETGSSPGLRVNTSEGVVLLSYSGQKTEGPQRISAKISQIPPASAMDIEFQQSMSKPQVKQESVMSSQPAPKLGSQTPTGYGSVPTHSSLVLGSQPYTTSPVIASIKQERPSLEKLEPSHLSVSTPVNQAGPGKGLSQAANTPPVLVHSQLVLSPGVASTNKKPPDPGSLKVETKVLQPSNLSPGLSSHHPPSLSGKLHSEANHVGSGPSTPTDRAISHLGVLKQEPHSPRTSGHSPSPFPRACHPSSTSSPVLSNNASVMLAPGIPVPQYISSMHPEQSVIMPPHSITQTVSLSHLSQGEVRMNTPPLSNIPYGIRPEGLHSPRASLQPQMEIRPQRSGTPQPAPIVIPPLSSQHPPEDEMHYHHPVCRGAAPGQSDVLVMQPEYRMHPYTVPREVRLMRHPHVATVGEHHLDARQSRTPEGSVKTPPASKTPQPGKENPAPKASDVAMAPSPHSEPRLLSVPPGGQLPGLPLTPPGGVPHSVQIIHPPGDVYHEYRYGDLRSYHTTPQLGHPQFPGASQIGLPSRSMTPSQVPPEGEHSHPSQPVRSKTPQVSQDVKATQTGAPEQTQHAAGNRHSSQLDSHLHIQRAQAEAGQTSYPSPVAVSIKTELPSPHAPQAVQKQPLLIPATSGQGASSGLPRPEPHSVLKQEFSPQPVSQRPVDMVQLLKKYPIVWQGLLALKNDTAAVQLHFVSGNNVLAHRSLPTSEVGPPLRIAQRMRLEASQLDGVARRMTVETDYCLLLALPCGRDQEDVVNQTESLKAAFITYLQTKQAAGIINVANLGSNQPAYVLQIFPPCEFSERHLSRLAPDLLASISNISPHLMIIIASV